The following coding sequences lie in one Spartobacteria bacterium genomic window:
- a CDS encoding DUF2225 domain-containing protein, with protein sequence MAVTRKRHSSEDDKKKKRLAHPFLMRDVECPVCGAVAKQRSMKTNLFRANDRDDDLRPKNYHWEQEQLAPFHPPFYYAWMCPRCFFAAGRQYYENPLKNCVLPLRKFRDGIRDIYRNNPEVKRIVNKLSVDIDPGAMDPLMAMKLHLLAIFWLEQFEDMYKRDAMNLGRYYLHYAWLFRDLEENEEWRKDYGNDVGSMLKEMKELWPDMADTEIEAMKRAIKYYEVTLQCSEEVGNAVDEMNMLLIVARLCLRMDDLKHAMDVLSAAVNSGTRAKQEIDTMLRSPRAEGGMSETRKSEMTQESFSIRGLIDRCRQMLDSVKVDWVEQETAKAKEVMQNNKGQSKESMRKTLLENGIDQRIVNRLLPEAKEPVKKKGFLSGLFGG encoded by the coding sequence ATGGCTGTTACACGGAAACGACATTCGAGCGAGGATGATAAGAAGAAAAAGAGACTCGCGCATCCTTTTTTAATGAGAGATGTCGAATGTCCTGTGTGTGGTGCTGTGGCAAAACAACGCAGTATGAAAACAAATCTATTCAGAGCGAATGATCGTGATGATGATTTACGTCCAAAAAACTACCACTGGGAGCAGGAACAGCTTGCTCCTTTTCATCCTCCATTTTATTACGCGTGGATGTGCCCTCGCTGTTTTTTTGCCGCAGGGCGGCAGTATTATGAAAATCCATTAAAAAACTGCGTGCTACCTCTTCGCAAATTTCGTGACGGGATTCGTGATATCTACCGAAATAACCCGGAAGTAAAACGCATCGTTAACAAACTTTCTGTGGATATTGATCCGGGCGCGATGGATCCTCTGATGGCTATGAAGCTTCATTTACTGGCCATCTTCTGGCTGGAGCAGTTTGAGGACATGTACAAGCGCGATGCCATGAATTTGGGCCGTTATTATCTACATTACGCATGGCTGTTCCGCGATTTAGAAGAAAACGAGGAATGGCGGAAAGACTATGGCAACGACGTTGGATCGATGCTTAAAGAAATGAAGGAATTATGGCCGGATATGGCTGATACTGAAATTGAGGCCATGAAGCGTGCTATTAAATATTACGAAGTAACCCTGCAATGTTCCGAAGAAGTGGGCAACGCCGTCGACGAAATGAACATGTTGCTTATCGTTGCTCGGCTGTGCCTACGCATGGACGACCTCAAGCATGCGATGGATGTATTATCGGCAGCAGTGAACAGTGGAACGCGTGCAAAACAGGAAATCGATACCATGCTTCGCTCGCCACGGGCAGAGGGCGGCATGTCAGAGACGCGGAAAAGCGAGATGACGCAGGAAAGCTTTAGTATCCGCGGATTAATTGATCGCTGTCGCCAAATGCTTGACTCGGTCAAAGTGGACTGGGTGGAACAGGAAACTGCCAAAGCCAAAGAAGTGATGCAGAATAACAAAGGACAGTCCAAGGAATCCATGCGGAAAACCTTGCTGGAAAATGGCATCGATCAGCGTATTGTGAACAGATTGCTCCCTGAAGCAAAAGAGCCGGTGAAGAAAAAAGGATTTCTATCGGGTCTTTTCGGCGGCTGA